The DNA sequence TGGGGCTCCATTCCAACGGTTCTCGATTTTCACTCAGGCTCCCACGCTGTAATTATCTGAACACTGGCAGATATCGAACGTCCTCGTCGGGACATAGGCCAATGGGACCCTCGGTTCATTTAACTAGATTGACATGACCCTCCATCCTCAACCAAACGATTCACATACACACAACCATCCATGGGTTCAGCAGAACAAGCGGACAACCACACGCTTGCTTCGATTCTTATATGCAATGCAAACGACCATAACTCGACCATTCAAGACCGCAAGGCATAAAACACACCACGTGACCACGCGGCTTCAAGGCTAGATACCCACAAACCACAACACCCTTCGCGCCCACTCAAGCCACACGATAGAAAGTCACATGCAAAGTAGTTTCCCCATCCACACAAGCACAATTTCGACTCTGAATACCTACAATTAAAAACTATAGTCGACGCCCAATCGAGCAATCAATGGATACGTTAGTAGTAAGGTTAGAAATCTACTTGCCTCCGGTCCTTAGTTCGatgaaacgaaataaaaattGATGCCAGAACAAGCTCCAATCGTTCCTCCCTCCTTTAGTTCACACCCAACACCCATTTGTCGTCCAACTTCGATCCACCTTAAATTGACGACAAATATAATGATCAGAACATAAATTCGGCTTGCCCAAGACTTATAGATACTAGATTGAGCAATGGATCATCTAAATAAACTCATCTTCTCCCACATGCAACTCAATCTTCGTCTTCTCATACCGATTTTCAAGTGGCACCCCCACGGCCAAACGGTCAGCCAAAACTAGTCTAAAATATGGGATAGAGGCACTACTTATTTGTAGTTTGAGCTCAGAAAAAATGGAAGTGGATTCATCGCCAATTCGACTCCTCAAGCTTCAGCAGCCACCGCAGGTGGCTCCGTCCTCCGGGATCTCGAGGTGTAGACCGTGCTCTCGAGGAGGAAGGGGGCGGGCCTCAGCAAGCAACGTATTTGGAAAGGGAATCGCGGGCCGTCGCGACGAGGCAGGGGGATTGAGGAGCAGAAAGAAGAGCAGACGCTACGGAACCGGAGGACGTCCATGCGAGTTTGGAGCCGACTGCCGATCATGGAGAGAAGCTCCGGTGGGAGATCAGACCATGGACGTTTCCTGGTTCCCTTCATGTGAGCTATTGCGTTTTCTGCACAAACGACCGCAGATGTtgcaggaagaagaagaagaaatcgtcAGCGTATGTCTGCAGAGATCAAATCGGAAGTGTTGTGGATGGGTTTGGGAAGAGGGTTTGTGCTTCCACGGTTGGACAAATTGAAATCCTGGCTCTCCTTGAGgagttttgtttttcaattttgatatCGGAGttccgagaaaatattgcgtgAGTGAGATACTCCACGCCTGGTTTTGTATTAATCCAGCGTGGAGTGTCTCACTCACGCAATATTTTCTCCGGAGTTCCATTCGAATATCTTTCGGATTTTTCCATTCAATTTTGATCGTGAATCTCGAAAAATCTACTCTTTCCTCAATTGTGCCAAGATAAGCCTTTTATTATATGCCATAAATATCTTAGGTGCTTTCCAAAATTCAATTAATATCAAATTATTTGACCCGTTAGAAATAGAGAAATTGTTAATTAACCGACTCAAAGTTGGAGAATACTTTCACACGTAAACCAACTCCCTAATTTCGAAGAACTCAATTAGAGGATAGCTACGGAccacagaaaaaataaaatcaatattagaggatagctaatctaATGAAACAAAACATCCAAAGGATTGGCAACATAACGTAATCTAGGATAAgtaaacgagagagagagagagagagagagagagactatgcCATGATTCACAATGATCTAGATAGAAAACACAAATTCACGGCGCGAACTTGTTCACAGTTCAATTACCGCAAAAATGCTTTGTACGCACAATAACTGACAACCTGGTACTTAGCTAACTTTCTGACAATGTgtctttttagtttttgaatgTTCCAGATTCTGCAGAATGTGTCAAATACCCGTTTGCTTATCCATTTCTAGAGAAGTTTCTTTGCCCTATTTTTGTGCGTGTCTTTAGATTTTGGCATTCTATGATAGGCTACTTTTCGTGTTTTATTTGGTGAGTTTTATCTCAACAGTGTATGTGTTTGTCAGGACAAGGTAAAGGAAAGCTGGGAAGCTGCTTGTCAGGCACTTAAACAAAGCTTGAGGTGGCTGAGAGCTACTGCATTCATGCTGAAGTTGAAGCGGCTAAATTAGAAAGTATTTTACCCTTGTTGCAAGTTTGGAAGATCACATGTACATCATAAGCACGGTTCTGAATCTGACGACTGTGCTTTTGGACAGGTCAGCTGGAGATAGAAGCGTCTTCACATGTACAGTTATTGAATGCAAGAGATGATGCTGAACTAGAAGCTGTCAAAGAAGAGGTATGCACTCCTGCAATTTTTTCCCCGTGTCAGCTGGGGGAATTAATTCGCACGAAtgactaaattttcaatttctttaaaaCACTAACAACGGTAACAAGTTCCTTTCCACTTTTATGTGCTTTGACTGAAGATAGGGTTGAGTCACAGAGCTGAAATTCATTTGTATTTGGTGGATCTGCATGTGGCTGCATTAGTTAAATTTCTGATGTCTGgcattccctttttctttcgcACTTGTATACGGAGATCCATCGCCTCCTTGTCAAGTCTTGGTTGTGATGTGCAGAGAGACGGACCATAACCGGTGTCAGAGTTTTGACGCCGGTGACCAGACAAAATAACCTCGAGTTCGGAAcgattgagagaaaaaaaaacacaattgaGATGGTGGGAAAAACATGGGTAATATACCTATAAAGAGAAAACTTTTTGATGTTAATTACTTTGACAACTTTGAGGTTTTATTATGACCAATTAATAATTTAAGATTTAAAATATGCGTGGCACGATTTCACGAGGGTATCATTGATTTCGGATGCCTAAATTCCCAAGACCGTGATTCGGATTTTGATTGGCGCGTTTCCAAAGTTTTAAGACATCAATCTATCAAATAAAATCTTCAATCCTCAATTGAatttacttattattattattattattatttctcaaAGGGGTAATCATTTGTTGGAGTTATTCTGAAAGAAAGCAATTCATGTTTGGAGTGGCTTGGCTTTGGAGTTGGCTATTATCGTTGTCTTGAAGCTAAGGATTTTTGGCCCACTTCATCGTGTTGGATTAGAACGAGAGTATTAGGGCCGGCAAGTTAAGCAATGAACAGCAAGCTTAGCAGAGGCATCTTCACTTTACGAGCGAGTCCTTAATCTGATCTTAAAAACGATTCGATAGTTCTGTTACAAGCTGAAGTTGCTCGATTTCAAGATCTCCGTAAAAATTAACCGGCGTTTTCTTCTTGTGGGTATTCGAGTCACGTTGCTCATTTGAGTTCTCTCATATTCCCCCCTATTCATGCCCTGATGGGTCATTCAATTTCATGACCTAACTATGGTAGAAAACTTGAGAAAGCCGTCTCTCGTTCTCAAGCTCTAATCCCCGACCTAATGAAAAACACTGGTTTTTGGCAAGCTAATCGTGGTTCGACGACCATATTTACTGACATTTGTGAATTTTGGTCGGAGTAGTATCACTTAAAAATTTATAGATTAGTATGAACGGAATAaagtgaaaaattcaagaatttttcaTTGAATTCTACAAATCTTGGAcaccaatttgaaaaatttcaggacTTGACTGCAcattttacaagttttaggactcgattgcccTATAGTGACGGGTTTTTGGACTTACCGGTGCACAAACCCTTTGCATTTTTATATTTCAAGTTGTTCTTGAGAGATCAGTTTAAGTAGAAATCGTATTTGTAGGTTTGGGACATAGACGAGAAGCTATTGTCGCACCTTTTTACGatttcaaagatgcaattagCTCTTGAACATTCCTGCAAATACAGTTTTCACGTCTAAGCGTATTTCCGAAAGTCGAAGTTTGGTCTGGATAATAGAGGCTTAACATCAGAATTCACGTTATTGCTTGACTTTGACACATACATTGGCAGGTGTGCTGCAGATTCTCTTGGAAACGCGACCGTTTTCAGGTAATCTAAAGTCCAAATGAAGTACACATCTACCTTTTCAAGTATCACATGGTCAGATGCCTTCCAGTTTAATTTGTGCTTCCAGTGATCTCGTTAGTGTTTTTAACTCGTCTTAATTTCAAACCTTGGCTGACAGGTGCATGTGGATTCGGTTTATACCTAGAGAAACAAAGAGCGGGAGATTTTTATTTCCTCGGTTCTATTCCAGACGAATACGTTCAGGTGCGTGCGACCTCCTCGCCAGCCTTATACGACAGTTCCATCAGTATATGGTTCCAAAGAACATCACTCAAAAAGCTTTCCTTAAATGGTACTTATATTCTTAGACAAGGAATTGATGTTTATTATGGTTATGTTTCTTGTAactcaaaagaggaaaataagtAAACATGTACTCCTTCGTCAATCGAAGAAACGAGAAAAATCCACGAACCTGGGCTTCCGATCCGCCAAGCTAAAAGCCCTAGTTCCTCCCGTCAAGTGATTGGTGAAGGTGCTGCCGGCGTAGTAGATGCAATCCCCAGGACACCAGCCGAGCTCGCGCACCGGGATCGCGAATGAGCAGAGGTTGCAGAGGAAGAAAGCTGAATTGCCCAAGCTTCTCACCTCTTCCCATCTCCCACATTGTTGATCCAATTTACAGGCTCTAAAATCAGACAAGTCACGCCTCCACGATCTGCGAGGTACAAAATGTCTGTCGACTGCATAGAGATCGTCATTTGACACCACCAAACGCTTTCGGTGGAAGCAAGGGTCGCTGTCGTTGCCAATTGGCAGCCGTGAGAAATTTCCGAGCGTGAAAGATGAATCGATCTGCGAAACCAACCCGGACACGTCGACGGCCCAAACTTTGCCTTGGTAGACTTCGATGTCCTCGTAACCGCAGCCTAAATGGCTCCAATTCTCATCCCCATGCTTCCAATACCATAATTGCCTTTCCAAATCGATGAAATAAACCACACGCTGATCTAGAGCACAATCCGGATGCACCACTACTTTCAGGCCTTGGGTACAACCATGGCGATATTGGAGCGTGTATTCTCTACAGATTTCAACTCGGAATTGGAGGGAATCGAGTACCTCTGGGAACTTGCGGGGCAAGGACCCGAGTGGCAGCCGACGCGAGAAGAGGCCGAAGATAAGCATATCCCCAAGCTCCGCCTC is a window from the Rhodamnia argentea isolate NSW1041297 chromosome 8, ASM2092103v1, whole genome shotgun sequence genome containing:
- the LOC125316171 gene encoding F-box protein At2g26160-like, with the protein product MEGIRKRPWSDLPPELLSMIGSRLQTRMDVLRFRSVCSSFRSSIAPPAPRLPFQVPSARRLDLDLFLHERTVYALKTPADKAASGREWRLLKLEEAELGDMLIFGLFSRRLPLGSLPRKFPEVLDSLQFRVEICREYTLQYRHGCTQGLKVVVHPDCALDQRVVYFIDLERQLWYWKHGDENWSHLGCGYEDIEVYQGKVWAVDVSGLVSQIDSSFTLGNFSRLPIGNDSDPCFHRKRLVVSNDDLYAVDRHFVPRRSWRRDLSDFRACKLDQQCGRWEEVRSLGNSAFFLCNLCSFAIPVRELGWCPGDCIYYAGSTFTNHLTGGTRAFSLADRKPRFVDFSRFFD